From Shewanella yunxiaonensis, the proteins below share one genomic window:
- a CDS encoding IS481 family transposase, whose amino-acid sequence MLHTNNPIIKHKAGLLNLAAELGNVSKACKVMGVSRDTFYRYQELVESGGVESLINQSRRAPNLKNRVDDATEQAVIAHAIAFPAHGQSRTSNELRKTGVFVSASGVRSIWLRHDLENFKKRLKALEAKVEQEGIILSDAQVAALERKQQDDEACGEIETFHPGYLGSQDTFYVGNLKGVGRIYQQTFVDTYSKVAFAKLYTTKTPITSADLLNDRVLPFFEAQALPMLRILTDRGTEYCGKVEQHDYQLYLAINDIEHTKTKARHPQTNGICERFHKTILNEFYQVTFRKKLYGNMEELQKDLDEWLAYYNNERTHQGKMCCGRTPMATLVDGKAIWAEKNLAQI is encoded by the coding sequence ATGCTTCATACTAACAATCCGATTATCAAACACAAAGCGGGTTTACTCAATCTCGCAGCAGAACTGGGAAACGTTTCTAAGGCCTGTAAGGTGATGGGCGTATCTCGAGACACCTTCTATCGCTACCAGGAATTGGTTGAAAGTGGTGGTGTTGAATCGCTTATCAATCAGTCCAGAAGAGCGCCTAACCTCAAGAACCGTGTCGATGATGCAACCGAACAAGCCGTCATCGCACATGCGATAGCATTTCCTGCCCACGGCCAATCACGCACCAGTAATGAACTGCGCAAAACAGGCGTATTTGTGTCGGCGAGTGGTGTTCGTTCTATCTGGCTGCGGCACGATTTAGAGAACTTCAAAAAGCGCTTAAAGGCTTTGGAAGCCAAGGTCGAGCAAGAAGGTATTATCTTGTCAGATGCGCAGGTCGCAGCGCTGGAACGCAAGCAACAGGATGATGAAGCTTGTGGTGAAATTGAAACCTTCCATCCAGGCTATTTGGGCTCGCAAGATACGTTCTATGTCGGCAATCTTAAAGGTGTTGGTCGCATCTATCAGCAGACCTTCGTTGATACCTATAGCAAGGTAGCATTTGCCAAGCTGTACACAACGAAAACGCCTATCACTTCGGCTGATTTGCTCAATGACCGAGTGCTGCCGTTCTTTGAGGCTCAAGCATTACCCATGCTGCGTATTTTGACTGACCGAGGAACAGAATACTGTGGCAAAGTAGAGCAACACGACTATCAGTTGTACCTAGCGATTAACGACATAGAGCACACCAAAACTAAGGCGCGTCATCCGCAAACCAATGGTATCTGTGAACGCTTCCATAAAACGATTTTGAATGAGTTTTATCAGGTAACGTTTCGTAAAAAGCTTTACGGAAATATGGAGGAACTGCAAAAAGATCTGGACGAATGGCTGGCGTATTACAACAATGAACGGACTCATCAGGGAAAAATGTGTTGTGGCCGAACACCAATGGCGACACTCGTTGATGGGAAAGCGATTTGGGCTGAAAAGAATTTAGCTCAAATCTAA
- a CDS encoding NERD domain-containing protein, protein MDYSVILKPFYDYLYIYLAILLIVTFLKTPWYKGKFGEFLVNTAAKIRLDKETYHLIKNVTLPTDGGTTQIDHVIVSIYGVFVIETKNMKGWIFGNKDQRTWTQKIFKVTHNFQNPLFQNYKHTKTLESLLGLNDQQIFSVITFMGDSTFKTEMPENVTSGGGYVRYIKSKTAPVLTEPQVKEIIAKIESGRLTPSFKTDRAHVAHLKQKIAERETQNLCPKCGGHMVMREVKKGDNAGKQFLGCSNYPRCRGIINIK, encoded by the coding sequence ATGGACTACAGTGTAATTCTTAAGCCTTTTTACGATTATTTATATATCTACTTAGCAATTCTACTAATCGTAACTTTCCTGAAAACGCCATGGTATAAAGGTAAATTTGGTGAGTTTTTAGTAAATACGGCAGCAAAAATCAGACTTGATAAAGAAACCTACCATCTCATTAAAAATGTGACGCTTCCAACTGATGGTGGCACTACTCAAATAGATCATGTCATTGTTTCAATTTATGGCGTGTTTGTAATTGAAACAAAGAACATGAAAGGTTGGATTTTTGGCAATAAGGATCAAAGAACTTGGACTCAAAAGATTTTCAAAGTAACACATAATTTTCAAAATCCGCTATTCCAAAATTACAAACATACAAAAACTCTTGAGTCGTTATTGGGTCTGAATGATCAACAGATTTTTTCTGTGATTACCTTTATGGGTGATTCGACCTTTAAAACAGAAATGCCAGAGAATGTGACATCTGGCGGTGGCTATGTTCGTTACATTAAATCCAAAACTGCCCCTGTTCTCACAGAGCCTCAAGTCAAAGAGATAATCGCTAAAATCGAAAGTGGTCGTTTAACGCCATCATTCAAAACTGATCGTGCGCATGTGGCTCATCTCAAGCAAAAAATAGCAGAACGCGAAACTCAAAATCTCTGCCCTAAATGCGGTGGTCATATGGTCATGCGTGAAGTGAAAAAAGGTGACAACGCAGGTAAACAATTTTTGGGTTGCTCTAATTATCCACGCTGTCGTGGCATTATTAATATTAAGTGA
- a CDS encoding helix-turn-helix domain-containing protein, with the protein MINSLLTPQQVAEMLGVTEGTLSVWRCTGRYPLRFVKVGRRVMYRQADIDAFIDGRVYEHTL; encoded by the coding sequence ATGATCAATTCACTTTTAACCCCTCAACAGGTCGCCGAGATGCTCGGTGTGACTGAAGGCACTCTGTCAGTGTGGCGCTGTACTGGTCGCTACCCTCTCCGCTTTGTCAAAGTCGGTCGTCGCGTAATGTATCGCCAAGCCGACATTGACGCATTCATTGATGGGAGGGTTTATGAACACACTCTCTAA
- a CDS encoding replication endonuclease: protein MPEVHPHDHKWVNNQLNGLPSAFKKRIMEEYVKLPTRQSSNLSILETREAIATILGKDKRFYTVNVEDRDRRLIAKRRSRECLTLFIESNKQLVFAYYAITRFLAAHSIEPKPLNKDVREALKMGTLTDVQALKVRGVINRAMDERWWQQKLGTQHSRQIESIARHLNLVNKQRGIYISETSKKLYENQRWHTKNFLQETIAINEDGFSMSLAELSSLNVSNPKIRRAELMVRMRGFEDYANKSQFSALFLTMTCPSKYHRAFSKTGDANPTWNNATPLDGQQYLNLTFARIRAEMKRQGIAAFGFRIAEPHHDGTPHWHLLLFLKPKQEQALVNIFKHYCFEEDGDEQGAEKHRLKVEYIDPKKGSATGYVAKYVSKNIDGEGIDADSYGKDAKTSAVRIRAWASCWGIRQFQQIGGASVTPWRELRRLKAIPENGPELIEQLRKAADQSDWQLYTELMGGVFCKRKEQTARPLYEQLQICKQTPETIPANSGIDSGIPAIFHENTQESYGNTIPGIPSHFGTNAGMMQETIPEHSGNFREIKFNRYGDEALKRLKGIVSLGVEVITRPHEWTLSRAVSTD from the coding sequence ATGCCTGAAGTCCATCCACATGATCATAAGTGGGTTAATAACCAACTTAACGGACTACCCAGTGCGTTCAAAAAACGCATTATGGAAGAGTATGTAAAACTGCCAACCCGACAGTCATCAAATCTGAGCATTCTCGAAACTCGCGAAGCGATAGCGACAATTCTTGGCAAAGATAAGCGCTTTTACACCGTTAACGTGGAAGACCGTGATCGCCGCCTAATTGCCAAACGCCGCTCCCGTGAATGCTTAACCCTGTTTATCGAATCCAATAAGCAGCTTGTTTTCGCTTACTATGCAATTACGCGCTTCTTGGCGGCTCACAGCATCGAACCTAAACCACTCAACAAAGACGTACGCGAAGCGCTGAAAATGGGCACTTTAACTGATGTTCAAGCCCTGAAGGTGCGCGGCGTAATTAACCGAGCGATGGATGAAAGATGGTGGCAACAGAAACTCGGGACGCAACATAGCCGACAGATTGAAAGCATTGCACGCCACCTAAATTTGGTAAACAAGCAACGAGGTATCTATATCAGTGAAACCTCTAAAAAGTTATACGAGAACCAACGCTGGCACACAAAAAATTTCCTGCAAGAGACTATCGCTATCAATGAAGACGGTTTCAGTATGAGTCTTGCGGAACTTTCTAGCCTTAATGTATCAAATCCCAAAATCCGCCGCGCCGAGTTAATGGTAAGAATGCGTGGATTTGAAGACTACGCTAATAAAAGTCAATTCTCAGCACTATTCCTTACCATGACCTGTCCGTCGAAATATCATCGTGCATTTTCTAAAACAGGAGATGCCAACCCCACATGGAACAACGCCACTCCGCTAGATGGCCAGCAATATCTAAACCTAACATTTGCCAGAATCCGTGCCGAAATGAAACGACAAGGAATTGCTGCATTTGGTTTCCGCATTGCAGAACCACACCATGACGGTACACCACATTGGCATTTATTGTTATTCCTAAAGCCTAAACAAGAACAAGCCCTAGTGAATATCTTTAAACATTACTGCTTTGAGGAAGACGGCGATGAACAAGGTGCAGAAAAACACCGTTTAAAAGTGGAATACATAGATCCAAAAAAGGGCTCTGCTACCGGGTACGTTGCCAAGTATGTTTCAAAGAATATTGATGGTGAAGGTATAGATGCCGACAGTTACGGGAAAGATGCTAAAACCTCTGCAGTTCGTATTCGAGCCTGGGCTTCTTGTTGGGGTATTCGCCAGTTTCAACAAATCGGCGGCGCAAGTGTTACTCCTTGGCGTGAACTTCGCCGACTCAAAGCTATTCCGGAAAATGGTCCGGAGTTGATTGAACAACTCCGTAAAGCAGCAGACCAAAGTGATTGGCAACTTTATACCGAACTCATGGGTGGCGTCTTCTGCAAGCGCAAAGAACAAACAGCACGTCCTCTATATGAACAGCTTCAAATCTGCAAGCAGACTCCTGAAACCATTCCAGCAAATTCGGGAATAGATTCCGGCATTCCTGCAATTTTCCATGAAAACACTCAGGAATCATACGGCAATACAATTCCTGGAATCCCGAGCCATTTCGGAACAAACGCGGGAATGATGCAGGAAACTATTCCGGAACATTCCGGCAATTTTCGGGAAATCAAATTCAACAGATATGGCGATGAAGCACTAAAAAGGCTGAAGGGAATTGTAAGCCTTGGGGTTGAAGTGATTACACGCCCCCATGAATGGACGCTTTCTCGTGCAGTAAGCACTGACTGA